The genome window GCAGAACTTTTTGATAAATGGCGCAGGGAAAAGTAGCAGACGATTGACGATATTCAGGAAATTCATGTATAATGACGTTACTATTGGGTTGCCGGTTCGGGGGGATGAAGTTGAGTCTTGACTACCAAGAGGTGCGCGAAGTTGATTATGAACAAGTACCAGATGAAGAAGTTGTCGAATTCGTCAAAGAAGGAGATCTAGATGCTTTAGAACATCTGATTAACAAGTACAAGAATTTTGTCCGTGCGAAAGCAAGGTCTTACTTTTTAATCGGCGCAGACCGTGAAGACATTATACAAGAAGGTATGATTGGTCTTTACAAGGCCATACGTGATTTCAAGGAGGACAAGCTATCCTCTTTCAAAGCTTTCGCAGAATTATGTATCACAAGGCAAATTATCACTGCGATTAAGACGGCAACGCGTCAGAAACATATTCCCCTTAATTCCTACGTCTCCTTAGATAAGCCGATTTACGATGAAGATTCTGATCGGACTTTGCTCGATGTGATTTGTGGGACAAGAGTCACTGACCCAGAGGAACTCATTATTAATCAGGAAGAATTTGATGACATAGAAATCAAAATGGGAGAAATTTTGAGTGACCTTGAGAGAGAAGTCCTTATGCTGTACTTAGATGGCCGCTCTTACCAAGAGATTGCGGTCGACTTAGACCGACATGTCAAGTCGATCGATAATGCGTTACAGCGTGTTAAACGCAAACTTGAACGTTATCTGGAGATACGAGAGGTCTCTCTTTAAAAGAGAAATAAATACTCGTAAAAAGCGATTTTACTCTTTGAACTTGAATCGTTTTTTACGAGTATTTTTATACATGTATGCAGCAGGAATGAATTGGAAACAATGAGACTGACCTTCCTCTTGGTATGCGAATTGACAGTCAATTCGCCATATGATAAAGTATTTGGGTGACCATGCGTTCTTTTTGCTAAAAATCGTAAACGTACACAATGAATGGTGTGGAGATAGAAACCCAACTAAGAGGAGGTGTGCGCCATGCGTGTTACAGTAACCCTTGCTTGTACAGAATGCAAACAACGCAATTATACGACAGAAAAAAACAAGCGTACGAATACTGAACGCATTGAAATGAAGAAACACTGTCATTTCTGTAATGCTCATACCACTCATAGAGAAACAAAATAAATAAGCGCGATACTCGCAAGTGTCGTGGTTTTATTTTGCTATTAAGCTATCAATATTCGGAGAGAGAAATCGCGAGTTTTTTTCATGGAGGTGTTGCGTTGTGGGATTCTTATCTAAAGTAGGCAACGGATTCAAAAAGTCAACTAGCTTTTTTCGTGACGGTTGGTTAGAGTTGAAAAAAGTCCGCTGGCCAAACCGCAAAGAGCTAACAAGCTACACGTTAGTCGTGCTATGTACTGTAACATTGGTGGCATTGTTCTTCGCAGTCATAGATTATGGGCTATCTGAAATGCTACGCATTGTATTTCAATAATAATTAAATCCGTAGGGGGGAAGGACGAAGAGTCCTATTCATGATGGAAAAGAGATGGTACGTGGTTCATACTTATTCTGGGTATGAAAACAAAGTTAAAACAAATTTAGAAATGCGCGTTGAATCGATGAAAATGACAGACAAGATCTTTCGCGTTCTAGTGCCCCAAGATGAAGAGACGGAGCTCAAAGATGGAAAGAAAAAGACTGTTATGAAAAAGAAGTTCCCAGGCTATGTGTTAGTTGAAATGATAATGACGGATGACTCTTGGTATGTTGTTCGTAATACGCCTGGTGTAACAGGATTCATCGGTTCATATGGCGGTGGGTCTAAGCCAACTCCCCTATTACCAGAAGAAGTGAACTCACTATTAAAACAAATGGGTGTCGAAGAACCTCGCGTCAATGTCGATTTCACATTGCATGAGAGTGTTAAAGTAAAAGAAGGGCCGTTTACGGACTTTGTTGGCACCATTGAAGAAATTTCGGACGAGAAACAAAAAGTGAAGGTAAGTGTCAATATGTTCGGTCGAGAAACGCCCGTTGAACTTGACTTCACAAGTGTAGAGAAGGTATAGGCAGCGTCCATACCTCTTCTTTTTTTGTGACTTGAAGTGTGTAAGGGTTACATACTGGTCCTTACCAAAAAGTTCATTATTAAAAAGTCCAAAAAAGATTTGAAAGTTATTTAAAACTATGATAACTTTATTGTGTTAGTCTCTAAATAGAGATTTCAATCAAACTGGACGAGTGTTCAGTCTTTTATTGTACACGAGTGGGAGGGCTTAGTGCCCGCAAACCACATCACGGACTAAGGAGGTGTGTCGCGTGGCTAAAAAGGTCATTAAAATCGTAAAGTTACAAATCCCAGCTGGGAAAGCGAATCCAGCTCCACCTGTAGGTCCTGCTCTAGGTCAAGCGGGGATTAATATCATGGGATTCTGTAAAGAATTTAACGCTCAAACTGCTGATAAGGCAGGTTTAATCATTCCTGTAGAAATTACGGTGTTTGAAGATCGTTCATTTACATTTGTAACCAAAACTCCACCCGCAGCCGTTCTACTTAAGAAAGCTGCTGGTATTGAGTCTGGTTCTGGTGAACCTCACACAAACAAAGTGGCTACAATCAAGCGTGATCAAGTACGTGAGATTGCAGAAACAAAAATGCCTGACCTGAATGCAGCTAACGTTGAAGCTGCCATGCGCATGGTAGAAGGAACAGCGCGCAGCATGGGAATTGTTATTGAAGACTAATGATAATCGATAAAAAGATCTTCATGTGAGGGGGCCGAGCTAAGGGCCCCTTCATCGTGGGAGGTACAACCGCTAAGACCACAAAGGAGGAAAATATCATGGCGAAAAAAGGTAAAAATTATCAAGAAGCTGTAAAGCTTGTGGATCGTGAAAAAGCGTACGATCCATCAGAAGCGATCGAGCTTGTTAAAAAAACAGCGAAGGCTAAGTTTGATGAAACGATCGAACTTGCTGCACGCTTAGGTGTTGACCCTAAGAAAGCAGATCAACAAATCCGTGGGGCTGTCGTATTACCTCATGGAACAGGGAAAACACAACGCGTTCTTGTGTTTGCCAAAGGTGAAAAAGCGAAAGAAGCAGAAGCTGCGGGCGCAGACTACGTTGGTGACGAGGATCTCATCAACCAAATCAACCAAGGTTGGTTTGAATTTGACGTCGTTGTAGCAACACCTGATATGATGGCTCAAGTCGGGAAATTAGGTCGTGTATTAGGACCTAAAGGTTTAATGCCTAACCCGAAAACGGGTACCGTTACGTTTGAAGTAGAGAAAGCAGTAAACGAAATTAAAGCAGGTAAAGTGGAGTACCGTGTAGACAAGAATGGTAACATTCATGTACCGATTGGGAAGGTATCCTTCAGCACGGATCAACTTCAAGAAAACCTAGACGCGATTGTTGGCACACTGATCAAAGCGAAGCCAGCATCTTCTAAAGGTATTTACTTGAGAAACGTATCTGTTAGCTCTACAATGGGACCAGGAGTCAAAGTAAACACAGGCGTCTTCACTGGTAAATAATGAAATCTTGACTTGACATCAAGTCAGTGATAAGATAGTATTTGTTTTTGAAAACTAAATTTGGATTTATACCGTAGACAGAAGGTGCGACATGCTTAATATCCTTCCGAGGTATTGACTCAATGTCTGATATAAATGTGAGTAAGTCACGTTTAAATTGACTTTTGAATCATACTGCCTTCGACTGTCTACCGGTCGAAGGTTTTTTAATGCACATACGGTATAGATCATGGTTGAGCAGGAGGTGTAAAAATGGGCGTACGTGAAGAAAAACAACAAATCGTTGAAACAATTGCAACAAAGCTTCGTGACAGCAAGAGCACATTGCTAGTAGATTACCGCGGTCTTGACGTTTCGCAAGTAACTGAACTTCGTAAGCAATTACGTGAAGCTGGAGTAGAATTTAAAGTCTACAAAAACACACTTGCGCGTCGTGCAACGAAAGAAACGGACTGGACTGAACTTGATCAATTCTTAGTAGGGCCTACAGCTATTGCATTTTCAGAGGAAGATCCGATTGCACCAGCTAAAGTAATTGCTGGTTTTGCCAAAGAAAATGAAGAGCTTGAGATTAAAGCGGGTGTTGTAGAAGGGCAACTACTAGAATTGGATGAACTAAAAGAAATCGCAGAGCTACCATCTCATGATGGATTGCTATCTATGTTGCTTAGCGTACTACAAGCGCCTATGCGCAACTTTGCATTGGCTACTCAAGCCGTTGCAGACCAGAAAGAAGAATAATCAATTAAAAATAATAATAGGAGGTCTCACTCATGTCTAAAGATCAAATCATTGAAGCGATAAAAGAAATGTCAGTACTTGAGTTGAACGACTTAGTAAAAGCAATTGAAGAAGAATTCGGCGTAACTGCTGCTGCTCCTGTAGCTGTAGCTGGTGGTGCTGCTGCAGGCGGTGCTGCAGAAGAACAATCTGAATTTGACGTTGTACTTGAGAGCGCTGGCTCTTCTAAGATTAATGTCATCAAAGCTGTTCGTGAAATCACAGGACTTGGGCTTAAAGAAGCCAAAGCACTTGTTGACGAAGCACCAAAGCCTCTTAAAGAGGGCGTAGCAAAAGAAGAAGCGGAAGAAATGAAGAGCAAGCTTGAAGAAGCAGGCGCGACTATAGAGCTTAAATAACACCATTTTTACACTCACTAACAACCATGACCCGCTGTCCTTTGTCAGCGGGTCATCTTAATCAACTGTTTCCCTGTTGGAATAGGAGGCGTGATATGGTGGCTGACCATTATTACACTAAACATCCGCGGGTCAAAAGTGCAGAAGAAATGATTTCGGTCAACCTGAGATCCAAAACTTTAACACTATACACGGATAGCGGTGTTTTCTCAAAAAAAGGGGTCGATTACGGTTCTAAGCTACTCGTAGAGCATATTGAAGCTGGGGCAGATGCTAAGATCCTCGATATAGGCTGTGGGTACGGCACAATCGGATTGACTCTAGCCAAAGAAATGAGTAGCAGAAAAGTCACATTAGTCGATGTGAACGAGCGAGCCGTCTTACTTAGCAAAAAGAATGCTGACCAGAACAATATTGCAAATGTGAGCATCTTTCAAAGTGATTTATTCCATTCCGTTCAGGATAGGGATTACGATATGATCGTATCAAACCCTCCTATTCGAGCAGGGAAACGAGTCGTCCATGCATTGTTAGAGGAAGGTTATGACTACTTGAGCCCTACTGGGGAATTATGGATTGTGATTCAAAAGAAACAAGGGGCAGCTTCTGCTCTAAAAAAACTAGAAGAGATTTATAGTCAAGTACAGGAAGTAACAAAAAACAAAGGATATCGTATCTATCAGGCTAAAAAGGGTTAAATTGTAAATATATTGACTGCATATAGGATTTGTGATAACCTTATAAAATGCCAATATAATTTTTTCTTTTAGAACGGCTTGATCACGGTTTGTCAAGTGGATTTTCTGCTGAAAAGGAAGTATGAAT of Caldalkalibacillus salinus contains these proteins:
- the sigH gene encoding RNA polymerase sporulation sigma factor SigH — encoded protein: MKLSLDYQEVREVDYEQVPDEEVVEFVKEGDLDALEHLINKYKNFVRAKARSYFLIGADREDIIQEGMIGLYKAIRDFKEDKLSSFKAFAELCITRQIITAIKTATRQKHIPLNSYVSLDKPIYDEDSDRTLLDVICGTRVTDPEELIINQEEFDDIEIKMGEILSDLEREVLMLYLDGRSYQEIAVDLDRHVKSIDNALQRVKRKLERYLEIREVSL
- the rpmG gene encoding 50S ribosomal protein L33 produces the protein MRVTVTLACTECKQRNYTTEKNKRTNTERIEMKKHCHFCNAHTTHRETK
- the secE gene encoding preprotein translocase subunit SecE, translated to MGFLSKVGNGFKKSTSFFRDGWLELKKVRWPNRKELTSYTLVVLCTVTLVALFFAVIDYGLSEMLRIVFQ
- the nusG gene encoding transcription termination/antitermination protein NusG; this encodes MEKRWYVVHTYSGYENKVKTNLEMRVESMKMTDKIFRVLVPQDEETELKDGKKKTVMKKKFPGYVLVEMIMTDDSWYVVRNTPGVTGFIGSYGGGSKPTPLLPEEVNSLLKQMGVEEPRVNVDFTLHESVKVKEGPFTDFVGTIEEISDEKQKVKVSVNMFGRETPVELDFTSVEKV
- the rplK gene encoding 50S ribosomal protein L11, coding for MAKKVIKIVKLQIPAGKANPAPPVGPALGQAGINIMGFCKEFNAQTADKAGLIIPVEITVFEDRSFTFVTKTPPAAVLLKKAAGIESGSGEPHTNKVATIKRDQVREIAETKMPDLNAANVEAAMRMVEGTARSMGIVIED
- the rplA gene encoding 50S ribosomal protein L1 → MAKKGKNYQEAVKLVDREKAYDPSEAIELVKKTAKAKFDETIELAARLGVDPKKADQQIRGAVVLPHGTGKTQRVLVFAKGEKAKEAEAAGADYVGDEDLINQINQGWFEFDVVVATPDMMAQVGKLGRVLGPKGLMPNPKTGTVTFEVEKAVNEIKAGKVEYRVDKNGNIHVPIGKVSFSTDQLQENLDAIVGTLIKAKPASSKGIYLRNVSVSSTMGPGVKVNTGVFTGK
- the rplJ gene encoding 50S ribosomal protein L10; the protein is MGVREEKQQIVETIATKLRDSKSTLLVDYRGLDVSQVTELRKQLREAGVEFKVYKNTLARRATKETDWTELDQFLVGPTAIAFSEEDPIAPAKVIAGFAKENEELEIKAGVVEGQLLELDELKEIAELPSHDGLLSMLLSVLQAPMRNFALATQAVADQKEE
- the rplL gene encoding 50S ribosomal protein L7/L12 codes for the protein MSKDQIIEAIKEMSVLELNDLVKAIEEEFGVTAAAPVAVAGGAAAGGAAEEQSEFDVVLESAGSSKINVIKAVREITGLGLKEAKALVDEAPKPLKEGVAKEEAEEMKSKLEEAGATIELK
- a CDS encoding methyltransferase codes for the protein MADHYYTKHPRVKSAEEMISVNLRSKTLTLYTDSGVFSKKGVDYGSKLLVEHIEAGADAKILDIGCGYGTIGLTLAKEMSSRKVTLVDVNERAVLLSKKNADQNNIANVSIFQSDLFHSVQDRDYDMIVSNPPIRAGKRVVHALLEEGYDYLSPTGELWIVIQKKQGAASALKKLEEIYSQVQEVTKNKGYRIYQAKKG